The Drechmeria coniospora strain ARSEF 6962 chromosome 02, whole genome shotgun sequence genome has a segment encoding these proteins:
- a CDS encoding hypothetical protein (related to RPC25-DNA-direcred RNA polymerase III,25 KD subunit): MFILTKISDLVQIEPEDFSKHSIVALEDNINAKFSNKVIQKIGLCICLYDILWSSEGLIGHQTGLVNVNGKTTDLTLPPTHRSFGSRTPAVEFRMVVFRPFKGEVMLGRIRSSTPAGIHLRTDFFDDIFVPYEELPQGAEYSHSEQLWIWNIDDSRLFYDIHEMVRFQVVDEEWHDQTPAGPTQADDTPPKTPYKIKGSMAREGLGVCLWWDSV, translated from the exons ATGTTTATACTG ACCAAGATATCGGATCTGGTGCAGATTGAGCCAGAAGACTTCTCGAAGCACAGCATCGTCGCACTAGAGGATAACATCAACGCCAAGTTCTCCAACAAG GTCATCCAGAAGATTGGGCTCTGCATATGTCTCTATGACATTCTATGGTCCTCCGAGGGTCTCATAGGTCATCAAACCGGCCTCGTCAACGTCAACGGTAAGACCACCGACCTGaccctgccgccgacgcaccGCTCCTTTGGCTCACGAACCCCCGCAGTCGAGTTTCGAATGGTCGTCTTTCGGCCTTTCAAAGGCGAGGTCATGTTGGGCCGAATACGAAGCTCCACCCCGGCAGGTATACATTTGCGAACCGACTTTTTCGACGACATATTCGTCCCGTACGAGGAGCTGCCGCAGGGTGCCGAGTA CAGTCATAGCGAGCAGCTTTGGATCTGGAACATTGACGACTCGAGACTGTTCTACGACATCCACGAAATGGTGCGCTtccaggtcgtcgacgaggagtgGCACGACCAAACGCCTGCCGGTCCGACTCAAGCCGACGACACGCCGCCGAAGACGCCGTACAAGATCAAGGGAAGCATGGCCCGCGAGGGTTTGGGTGTGTGCCTGTGGTGGGACAGCGTGTGA
- a CDS encoding Signal peptidase complex subunit 2 has protein sequence MATEKISVYNLADLKNTSDDAIPNYLNSLKFKQSHFLADVRLALGYSAVVVAGACFAWDYKFGFESTKIYTVIAVVLYMLLNGALTLWMSMVEKGTVYQGLAPSGEKITISTKANKNDPTYLVTITVEPKKGGVQVIELAKPFAAFFDETGRFVAAPFQEILASAIPAIGKQDPKRVKIVSQDKLDANPELLEAVLAASAADGSASGAEPTEKKAGKRRKA, from the exons ATGGCTACCGAAAAGATCAGCGTCTACAATCTCGCCG ACCTCAAAAACacgtccgacgacgccatcccCAACTACCTCAACTCGCTCAAGTTCAAACAGTCGCACTTCCTCGCCGATGTGCGGCTCGCCCTAGGctactcggccgtcgtcgtcgctggcgCTTGCTTTGCTTGGGATTACAAGTTCGGCTTCGAGAGCACCAAGATTTACACAGTCATTGCCGTCGTGCTCTATATGCTCCTCAATGGCGCCCTGACCCTGTGGATGTCAATGGTGGAGAAGGGGACTGTATACCAGGGTTTGGCCCCGTCTGGCGAAAAG ATTACCATCTCTACCAAAGCAAATAAAAACGACCCAACATATCTTGTCACCATCACCGTAGAGCCCAAGAAGGGCGGCGTACAAGTTATTGAGCTTGCGAAGCCGTTTGCCGCCTTCTTCGACGAGACCGGCCGCTTCGTTGCCGCGCCTTTCCAGGAGATTCTCGCATCGGCCATTCCGGCGATCGGTAAACAGGACCCGAAGCGTGTGAAGATCGTCTCGCAGGACAAGCTGGATGCGAACCCGGAGCTTCTCGAAGCCGTGCTGGCAGCGAGTGCCGCGGACGGAAGCGCATCGGGTGCAGAGCCGACAGAGAAGAAGGCCGGAAAGAGGCGGAAAGCGTAA
- a CDS encoding F1F0 ATP synthase assembly protein Atp11, whose translation MASIRIPSLRHLATWPLHTVRSPGQRRSARFLDVRFLVTTPPSQVVIDKYRTRLEQKAKKEGLDGIEGLKSAYADKIDAERRRGAVEFPVASRPTAPSPERTSQPSETTSKPPPSRASNSPLPSAEKPAIKTLDQIVDLDKVRGLPEKELAAIWRLRHADSPQRICAMIPAATYQAMDDVARTSPQFVLPVPHESHGAEMHFLQWTFDPATKTSTVLFTQLAEYKSRGEFAQPHTTITHHLDLAADKGVVLMQGQVVDGRGVQPEHAKWLVLGLQRFYGGWESGEGELTGERKERAQERKKLLEWFSSGDSRFSVEKLLEEAERMG comes from the coding sequence ATGGCATCTATTCGGATCCCGAGCCTACGCCACCTGGCCACCTGGCCTCTGCACACCGTTCGCAGTCCCGGCCAGCGACGTTCGGctcgcttcctcgacgtgcgcttcctcgtcaccaCGCCGCCCTCGCAGGTTGTCATCGACAAGTACCGCACGAGACTCGAACAaaaggccaagaaggaggGACTGGACGGTATCGAGGGCTTGAAGAGTGCCTACGCAGACAAGATCGATGCCGAGCGCAGGAGGGGCGCTGTCGAGTTTCCCGTAGCGAGCCGCCCTACGGCCCCGTCTCCTGAGAGGACGTCGCAGCCGTCGGAAACGACATCGAAACCTCCACCGTCTCGAGCCTCGAATTCTCCCCTGCCGAGTGCTGAAAAGCCGGCGATCAAGACGTTGGACCAgatcgtcgacctcgacaaggTGCGCGGCCTGCCGGAGAAGGAGCTGGCGGCCATCTGGCGGCTGCGGCACGCCGACTCTCCGCAGCGCATCTGCGCCATGATCCCGGCGGCCACCTACCAGGCGATGGATGACGTGGCCCGCACGTCGCCGCAGTTCGTCCTCCCCGTGCCGCACGAGAGCCATGGCGCCGAGATGCACTTTCTACAGTGGACCTTCGACCCGGCCACCAAGACGAGCACCGTGCTCTTCACCCAGCTCGCCGAGTACAAGTCGAGGGGAGAATTTGCTCAGCCGCACACGACCATCACGCATCACTTGGACCTCGCGGCCGACAAGGGCGTCGTCTTGATGCAGGgtcaggtcgtcgacggtcgcgGCGTGCAGCCCGAGCATGCCAAGTGGTTGGTCCTGGGCCTGCAGCGCTTCTACGGCGGGTGGGagagcggcgagggcgagctcaCGGGGGAGCGAAAGGAGAGGGCGCAGGAGCGGAAGAAGTTGCTCGAGTGGTTCTCGAGCGGCGACTCGCGTTTTAGCGTGGAGAAGCTTCTTGAAGAGGCCGAGAGGATGGGTTAG
- a CDS encoding 4-coumarate-CoA ligase 2: protein MVVTSPFAAVEVPSIDVWSMYMQQPRDYPDNHTLFVDGDSNRSYTFADVKNLSVAFGKGLRYHFKWQKGDVLAFYTPNSIDTPIVNLGLLWAGGVASPANPTYTVDELAHQLQDSRAKALVTQKPFLEAARDAARKAGLPLANIMLAGDARDETGLHRHWTDVNANAAWMQPSKPAIDPVKDLAYLVYSSGTTGLPKGVMLSHGNVVANSHQARRLDVKNLNWDLDSQLCVVPFFHIYGLAVVLDATFCSGARCIVLPKFDLPKACQLIQDHKVTFLYVPPPVILALGKHPIVDNYDLSSVRYINSAAAPLGRELVVAVWERLKIGVKQGYGLSETSPVVHSQLTDEWWRFQGSVGRLLPNMEAKIVDAEGKELGHGERGELLLKGPNIFQGYWNKPELNRDTFTDDGWYKTGDVFYVCPKGNFFITDRLKELIKYKGFQVAPAELEAKLIGRADIADVCVVGVWDPEQHTEVPRAYVVVGSGVQESDELAKDIVAWLGERVGPPKKLRGGVRFVQEIPKSQSGKILRRVLRERAKEEEPALRAKL, encoded by the exons ATGGTCGTCACGTCCCCCtttgcggccgtcgaggtcccTTCCATCGACGTCTggtccatgtacatgcagcagCCCCGGGACTATCCAGACAATCACA ccctcttcgtcgacggcgactcCAATCGCTCCTACACCTTTGCCGACGTCAAGAACCTCTCCGTCGCTTTCGGCAAGGGCCTCAGGTACCACTTCAAGTGGCAGAAGGGTGACGTTCTCGCCTTCTACACCCCCAACAGCATCGACACCCCCATCGTCAACCTCGGACTGCTatgggccggcggcgtcgccagCCCGGCGAACCCGACCTACACGGTGGACGAGCTGGCTCACCAGCTGCAAGACTCGCGCGCCAAGGCCCTCGTCACCCAGAAACCCTtcctcgaggcggcgcgcGATGCCGCCCGCAAGGCCGGCTTGCCGCTCGCCAACATCatgctcgccggcgacgcgcGCGACGAGACGGGCCTGCACAGGCACTGGACCGACGTAAACGCAAACGCCGCTTGGATGCAGCCCAGCAAGCCGGCGATTGATCCCGTCAAGGACCTCGCCTACCTCGTCTACAGCTCG GGCACCACCGGACTTCCCAAGGGCGTCATGCTGTCGCACGGCAACGTCGTCGCCAACTCGCACCaggctcgtcgcctcgacgtCAAGAACCTCAATTGGGATCTCGACTCCCAGCTCTGCGTCGTTCCCTTCTTCCACATCTAC ggcctcgccgtcgtcctcgacgccacCTTCTGCAGCGGCGCCAGGTGCATCGTCCTGCCCAAGTTCGACTTGCCAAAGGCCTGCCAGCTCATCCAGGACCACAAGGTCACCTTCCTCTACGTCCCGCCgcccgtcatcctcgccctcggcaagCACCCCATCGTCGACAACTACGACCTGTCGAGCGTTCGATACAtcaactcggccgccgcgcccctcggtcgcgagctcgtcgtcgccgtctgggAGCGCCTCAAGATTGGTGTCAAGCAAGGCTACGGCCTGTCCGAGACGAGCCCCGTCGTGCACTCCCAGCTGACGGATGAATGGTGGCGCTTCCAGggctccgtcggccgcctcctgccCAACATGGAGGCCAAGattgtcgatgccgagggcaaggagctcggccacggcgag cgcggcgagctgctcctcAAGGGGCCCAACATCTTCCAGGGCTACTGGAACAAGCCCGAGCTCAACAGGGACACCTttaccgacgacggctggtaCAAGACGGGCGACGTCTTTTACGTCTGCCCCAAGGGCAACTTTTTCATCACCGATCGCCTGAAGGAGCTCATCAAGTACA AGGGTTTCCAGGTCGCccccgccgagctcgaggccaagctcATCGGCCGTGCCGACATCGCCGacgtctgcgtcgtcggtgtCTGGGATCCGGAGCAGCACACCGAGGTCCCGCGCGcctacgtcgtcgtcggcagcggcgtgcAGGAgagcgacgagctcgccaaggACATCGTCGCCTGGTTGGGCGAGAGGGTCGGGCCGCCAAAGAAGCTCCGGGGCGGCGTCCGCTTCGTCCAGGAGATTCCAAAGTCGCAGTCGGGCAAGATCTTGAGGAGGGTCTTGCGGGAACGagccaaggaggaggaacCAGCCTTGAGGGCGAAACTGTGA
- a CDS encoding Ribonuclease Trv has product MTFLRTLAPLAALSTGALAGPKSCPSDTPLSCHNNTIVADTCCFIPAGQLLLTQFWDARPATGPSDSWTIHGLWPDHCDGTYPAKCDPSREYDDIGSLVSEQTLAYMNKYWKDNRGDDESFWQHEWNKHGTCVSTLEPRCYGDYQPKEEVGAYFDRTVALFKTLPTYEWLAEAGIKPSASKKYDIDAIQEVLERKHGAKVTLGCKGKVLNEVWYHFNVRGSLQEGKFVAAMPDGTKSTCPPRVQYEPKGRRRSIRAPELDEIHA; this is encoded by the exons ATGACTTTTCTCCGAACCCTGGCGCCGCTCGCGGCCCTTTCGACGGGCGCCCTGGCTGGTCCCAAGAGCTGCCCGAGCGACACGCCTCTGTCGTGCCACAACAacaccatcgtcgccgacacgTGCTGCTTCATCCCCGCCGGCCAGCTTCTGCTGACTCAGTTCTGGGATGCTCGACCGGCGACGGGGCCGTCTG ATTCTTGGACGATCCATGGCTTGTGGCCA GACCACTGCGACGGCACCTATCCGGCCAAGTGCGACCCGTCTCGCGAGTACGACGACATCGGCAGCCTCGTGTCGGAGCAGACGCTGGCGTACATGAACAAGTACTGGAAGGACaaccgcggcgacgacgagagcttCTGGCAGCACGAATGGAACAAGCACGGAACCTGCGTCAGCACGCTGGAGCCCCGATGCTACGGCGACTACCAGCCGAAGGAGGAGGTGGGCGCTTACTTTGACAGAACCGTGGCCCTCTTCAAGACGCTGCCGACGTACGAGtggctcgccgaggcgggcaTCAAGCCTTCGGCCAGCAAGAAATACGACATTGACGCCATCCAGGAGGTGCTCGAGAGGAAGCACGGGGCCAAGGTGACGCTGGGCTGCAAGGGCAAGGTCCTGAACGAGGTCTGGTACCACTTCAACGTCCGCGGTTCGCTGCAGGAGGGCAAGTTCGTGGCGGCGATGCCCGACGGGACCAAGAGCACGTGTCCGCCGCGAGTGCAGTACGAGCCCAAggggcggcgccgaagcaTCCGCGCGCCCGAGCTGGACGAAATTCACGCCTAG